The genomic interval AATTTCTGAATACTTAACCTTGTTTGCATAAAGATGGCagatcaattatttattaagcAGGCAAAGCAATATGCCGAAGTTAGGCCAAGTTATCCAGCAGAATTGTTTCAATTCATGGCCTCTAAAACACCCGATCACGACCTTGTATGGGATGTAGGCACAGGAAGCGGCCAGGCTGCCAAACCAGTATGTATATGATATTCTACCGCAtcattaaaactaaaattcttaGTGATTTGagttattaaattaagaaaaaataataataatgaaaataataaagaaataacaatGCATGTAAGGTAAAACGTTTTTAAGCTTCACCCGATCGATCAAAAACTACCATTTTAGTTGACCTAGTTAGTGGGAATGGAGACCTCTCACTTTAGTGCCATTGGGCCCACTAAAATTTTCATACTTGTTCTATGGCTTcctatattttataatttctcaaTTGTACGTCTTCAGCTTGCAAAAATCTACAAGAATGTCATTGCTACAGACACAAGCCCAAAACAGCTAGAATTCGCAATAAAGCTCCCCAACATTCGGTATCAACTTACTCCTCCAACTATGTCCATAACTGAGCTTGAACAAAATGTGGCAACACAATCGAGTGTAGATCTAGTGACAATCGCTGCAGCACTACATTGGTTTGACTTGCCTCAATTTTACAAACAAGTAAAATGGGTACTCAAAAAACCTAATGGAGTAATAGCCGCATGGACCTACACCATGCCCGAAATCAATGAATCCGTAGGAGCAGTTTTCAAACCATTTGACACCGTTGATTGTGAGCCATTTTGGGAACCACAACGTAAATTGGTGGACAACAAGTACATGAGCATTGATTTTCCGTTTGAGCCTGTGGACGGGGTGGATAACACGGGGCCGTTTGATCAGTTTGTTTTAGAGAAGGTGATGGATTTAGATAATTACTTCACGTTCATACGGTCATGTTCAGGTTATCAGACGGCTAAGGACAAGGGTGTTGAGCTTTTGACAGATAATGTGATGGATAAGTTTAAAGTTGCTTGGAACGAAGATGGCCAAAGTCAAAAGGTTGCTCGGTTTCCAATTTATTTGAGAATTGGAAAAGTAGGAAATTAGTAactcttgtttttattttttgcccACAAAACCTAAGTCCTTAACAAGGCTGCTTCTTCTACTGAATCTAAACCTCAActtcaagaaattaataatatatagttgATTTAGATCTTATTTAGAATTAAGGTGAGGTGATTTAAAAGTCATtgtggattaaaaaaattaaaattttgtaaaactggtgtaacataatatatttaatatttaaaatagtttGTAATTCTTATAAATATCTTgacatcaataatatttttcttatgattgatttttgaaaaataattgtgtttaatatttaaaataaattataaaacatgtattatttcatttattatatttattcatcGTTTACTTGATTAAACAAATGGCCAACTAAATACaactacttaaaaattaagctttttctttttggcgaACATGCATGCACATGTTTCGAAATGAGTTGTGACTACTGTTGAGATAAGACCTTTGGGCAAGtctacatacatatacatttAATCCTCTTAGGGGGTTTTTAGAACCCCTAATTACGTCCAATCCCCATGTTTAGTGCAGTAAGTGGTTGAATCGTGATGCATGATAATGCACCTCAGTTTAGCTTATGGGGTAGTGgcagtattatttttaataataataataataaataaatataaatttttagtttaatacaacattacataatttaatttttattttattttatttttacattataatagtttatataaattaataaattaattaattattattcaataatattatattatattttaatgtttattatattaaaaatataactaagtaatatattttacttaattatattatataattaatatataaaattgattaatatttaataagttaatatgaataataagtacttaaataatatataaaaatataatataatattacattatttaattatattacaataatgaatatataaaaattaattacttttaaaaatttaatataactaataataaatatttaaatatgaataaatttgaataatattaatttaaaataaataataatataaataatgatataaaatattattacatatacTACAGAACTTTTAGTTAGATTATTTAGCACAATTCATTTCATTAGTGAATATGTTACAACTATTGtatcactttattatttttgtaattatcttGTGGTATGTACAAACTTTTATTCTATCATCCTAAGATAACTTTTGAACTAATTTTGTTggttttaactatttatttatattgtgatattatcttgattatttgattaaattatttgcttcATTCTTTATTTCACAGGTTATGTATTTGGACAatagtgaaaataaattttatgctGCTGAAAATTTAAGGACATAACCTTcgattttatgaaaaattatgattttttaacatttatattgaaaaataatgttaaatttctacaatttcagagttttatatttagtatttttctaagtacctataaatattattttctaaatatttaatcaaaattaatacagtataGTGCAACaccaaacataatataattaaaaaattaatacagtacagtGTAACACAAAACGTTGTACaatcaaacaaattattaaatttaaatattaccatttatattaaaataacaaaacaaaagaaataatattaataaacaaaaatactttttagttatcaattattatatatacataataaaaaatgttatatatctatatttaCAAACGTGctagtaaattttattcaatattatatctCTTTTCAGTTATTTGTATTCTTACCACAGTcactattaaaaataaaatttagcaaATATTTAACCgatttactattaattatttctacagTATAACTaacaaaaattgtttaaaaattatgataaagtAATTATAGAGTCACAATCATCTTATAAAAACTAATATGGCTTAGgagattaattgtataaaatgATCATGGGTccacataacaaaaaaaataatagttgtCACTTTTTGATCAATGTCTTCAATCTTCATGTcatatcaatttttaaatattaatttacataaaattatttgtgctCTATTATTATTCGGTTACAATATTATCAAACTCGCCACAAAAAACCTTAGAACTTAAACATAAGTTCTATTGATGATGAGCACAAGACATGAACCAAATTTTTTACTGTCTCACAAGTTCCTCCCGGCCAATATGACTACCATGCGGGCCCAAAATATAATGCCAAGAATCACTTCATTATTTTAAGCTTGGAGGCCACGTTGAGAAAAGATAACTTGTTGCTTCAGTACTTTCCTCATTCACAATGCGCATCTCCCCATATTGTTACAATTTTATGGAATGTTCAGAAGAGGGTGGCAACTACAGTAAATGCATAAAAAATTACCATTGGATTAAATAGAGTGGATCCAATGATTGAGATTCATCTTAGtgttcaataaaaaaaaaatctgtaaGAAATGGAAACTTGTAAAACCGGTAACTTGAAACTTTaaaccaataaatatgaaacacaTACCATTAATCTTGATATTAggaccattaaacttgaaaccaaggTAACTTGAAACTTTgggcaatgaacatgaaacttggGATCATAAACTTGCAATCCTAAGAATCATACAAATTATggaccaataaatatgaaacaactTCCATTAACCTTGATATTAGaatcattaaacttgaaactaaagtaacttgaaacttagggcaatgaatataaaacttgagatcattaacttgcaatccaaaaatacatacaaatcatggaccaataaatatgaaaccactaccattaaaattgatattaggaccattaaacttgaaactaaaGTAACTTGAAACTGAgagcaatgaacatgaaacttgagttcattaacttgaaaccttgaaaatcatgcaattaatggactaataaatatgaaacatctATCACTAACTTGATATTGGcaccattaaacttgaaaccaaaggAACTTAAAACTTAGgacaatgaacatgaaacttggGATCATTAACCTACAACCCTgaaaatcatataattaatgaaccaataaacatgaaacacctACCTCTAACTTGATATTGagaccattaaacttgaaactaaaGAAACTTGAGATTGAGAGCAATGAACATGGACCATTAACTTGTAACACTGAAAAATCAtgtaattaatggaccaataaacatgaaacatttACCATTAACTTGATACTAGGctcattaaacttgaaaccacaAGGAACTTGAAACTAAAagcaataaacatgaaacctAGGATCATTATCTTGCAAGCCTgaaaattatgcaattaatgggtcaataaacatgaaacacctACTGTTAACTTGATATTAGGACCATTAAATTTGATactaaataaacttgaaattgagagcaatgaacatgaaacttgcaaCCATTAACTTGCAATCCTAGAAATTGTGCAATTATTGGatcaataaatatgaaacaccTATTGTTAACTTGATACTGGGatcattaaacttgaaattaaaggAACTAAAAACTGAGGGCAATGAATATGAAACTTgggatcattaacttgcaatcctgaaaatcatgcaattaatGGATCAATAAACTCAAAACACCTACTGTTAACTTGATACTGCTatcattaaacttgaaatcaAAGGAACTTGAAACTGAaggcaatgaacatgaaacttgcGATTATTAACTTACAACCCtgaaaatcatgcaattaatagaccaataaacatgaaataatgaaccaataaatatgaaacaccTACTAGTAATTTAATACTGGGACcattaaacatgaaacacctaccattattttaatactgagaccattaaacttaaaattaaagtaactTAACCTCATTAACACCTACCATTAACTTGATATTGGTatcattaaacttgaaactaatttttttattattataaaactaaattttttttcttatctagcctttgttttaaaatatttattattttattattattatattatttcataatttgttAATCGTTCAAAGAGCAACTGGTTGCTCTTTACCTGTTgctccaatttttttctttttttaaatatttggctGCCAAGTGGCAGCTAAACAatgctaataatttttttaatttttttaatttttttttattccttaCATGTATGTGATACATCCATGTATTGTAGCAAAGGCCTCAAAACAGAGCGTGACAAAGACAAATCCCATTTGCCAtcccattatttttaaattctttacagCAAAGGACCAAAAAGTAAGACAACTTGGACCCGtatttaaacaaattgaattagaaaaaaaggggggggcAAGTTTGAATCTtgttgaaaaaggaaaaattcggGTCAAAATTGAATACTTTCATAAGTTCTCCAAGTCCAAATTGGCTTCCCCAGATAAACcccaacaaatttatttttaattaaaattttcctttttgtctGCTCCatgaaattctaaaatctaTATAAAGAAGAAACGAAATGAGTAGATTTATctcaattctaaaaaattctcAATACTTATATTTAGAAAAACAGAAAGATGGCAGAATTGTTCATTAAGCAGGCAAAGCAATACGCGGAAACGCGACCAAATTACCCAGAAGAATTGTTCAAATTCATAACATCCAAGACAACCAATCACGAACTTGCATGGGACGTCGGCACCGGAAGCGGCCAGGCCGCTGCATCTGTGAGTCTAcaattcacattttttttagttaattattttcattaatgaaTGAGCACTGATACCTGCCCAAGATGGGCACAGAAGGGCCATAGAAACGGCACCATTGGTTGCCGTTTTTGTGGCTcatttctgattttttttttcccgaagCCAACACTTGGCCACAAAACGCCAACAGAAGGCTGCCGGTTCTGTGGCCTTAATGTAAGCATTTTGGGTAAATATTACTTTAATGAATTAGGTGATGTGAGAGTAGCCACTCGGCGGTGAGTGGTGCTTCTCTCACATATATTGGAAcgtaaagatttaatttttccgTCAATCATAGAATAGTTGAATAATTGAGTAGAGATACATTTTACTtgagtaatttattttttcaaatattaatgatattgatgagtttaaaaaatttataatttaatataaattactcttaataattatttaattataaatataatagttgtttaatataatataaataatagtttaattataatatctgTGAGATTTAggggaaataaaaaagaaagtgacGTGACATTAGCGATGAAAAGTCTTGTGCACGCAAATTTTCAGTTATCCGGGATCTTCGAAAATGTTATAGGCACGGAAACAAGCCCCAAACAAATAGAATTCGCAACAAAGCTACCAAACATTCGATATGAGCTTACTTCACCAGCCATGTCTATAGCTGAGCTTGAACAAAACGTGGCAGCACAATCAACCGTAGATCTGGTGACGATTGCTCAAGCCATGCACTGGTTCGACTTGCCACAGTTTTACAACCAAGTCAAATGGGTACTCAAGAAACCCAATGGTGTAATAGCTACATGGTGCTACACAGTCCCAGAAGTGAACGTATCCGTCGATGCAG from Citrus sinensis cultivar Valencia sweet orange chromosome 9, DVS_A1.0, whole genome shotgun sequence carries:
- the LOC127900068 gene encoding uncharacterized protein LOC127900068 — translated: MADQLFIKQAKQYAEVRPSYPAELFQFMASKTPDHDLVWDVGTGSGQAAKPLAKIYKNVIATDTSPKQLEFAIKLPNIRYQLTPPTMSITELEQNVATQSSVDLVTIAAALHWFDLPQFYKQVKWVLKKPNGVIAAWTYTMPEINESVGAVFKPFDTVDCEPFWEPQRKLVDNKYMSIDFPFEPVDGVDNTGPFDQFVLEKVMDLDNYFTFIRSCSGYQTAKDKGVELLTDNVMDKFKVAWNEDGQSQKVARFPIYLRIGKVGN
- the LOC102622441 gene encoding uncharacterized protein LOC102622441 isoform X1, which produces MAELFIKQAKQYAETRPNYPEELFKFITSKTTNHELAWDVGTGSGQAAASLSGIFENVIGTETSPKQIEFATKLPNIRYELTSPAMSIAELEQNVAAQSTVDLVTIAQAMHWFDLPQFYNQVKWVLKKPNGVIATWCYTVPEVNVSVDAVFQPFYTVDSDPFWEPQRKLVDNKYMTIDFPFEPVDGADSTGPFDRFVIEKTMDLEGYFSYIRSWSAYQTAKDKGVELLTENVIENFRRAWNEDGQSRKVVRFPIYLRIGKVGNNI